A region from the Coffea eugenioides isolate CCC68of chromosome 9, Ceug_1.0, whole genome shotgun sequence genome encodes:
- the LOC113782440 gene encoding uncharacterized protein LOC113782440 yields the protein MVSTPGGKGSYKELSGQGGSILEAKARIEWLQDGNKNLRFFHAVVAERCAKSVIHWIRSSTGEWLTDKTHISTEAVEYFTSLFSAEPCTGSWNTLEVIPNVISRDQNAELERLPSMEEIKEVVFAMDGESATGPDGFTARLSKVWPSIISPQQSGFVKGRQIFDNFLLAQELVSDIHRKNREGNVVLKLDMAKAYDRVSWPFLLQVLRRFGFGEVWIDMIWRLISNVWFSVIVNGAPQGFFKSSRGLRQGDSISPALFVISAEVLSRLLNALSSYRGFTPFRVPRGCLPITHLAYANDIIIFSSGLWQSVQLVMKTLDAYGSVKRSIAVMTGFQSKEFSVKHLGYPLYAGRRRRCYFAGGGAGLRSLKHVFDAFSMRLWWHFQLRQSLWAKFVHCKYCPNLHPCFADTSPGDSWTW from the exons ATGGTTAGCACTCCAGGAGGCAAGGGCAGTTATAAGGAACTCTCTGGTCAAGGAGGAAGCATATTGGAGGCAAAAGCAAGAATCGAGTGGCTTCAGGATGGGAATAAAAATTTAAGGTTCTTTCATGCAGTTGTGGCAGAGAGATGTGCTAAATCAGTTATACACTGGATTCGTAGTAGCACGGGGGAGTGGCTGACTGATAAAACTCACATTTCGACGGAGGCAGTGGAATATTTCACATCCTTATTCTCGGCCGAACCTTGTACGGGGTCATGGAATACTTTGGAGGTCATTCCCAATGTTATTTCAAGGGATCAAAATGCTGAGTTGGAGCGCCTTCCCTCGATGGAGGAGATAAAAGAGGTGGTATTCGCAATGGATGGGGAGAGTGCGACGGGTCCTGATGGATTCACAG CTCGGTTGTCAAAGGTGTGGCCAAGTATTATCTCTCCTCAGCAGAGTGGCTTTGTTAAGGGCAGGcaaatttttgataattttctgTTGGCCCAGGAGTTGGTGTCGGATATTCACCGAAAGAATAGAGAGGGAAATGTGGTATTGAAGCTCGATATGGCCAAAGCCTACGATAGAGTCTCTTGGCCGTTTTTGCTCCAGGTGTTAAGAAGATTTGGGTTTGGCGAGGTATGGATTGATATGATTTGGAGACTTATCTCGAATGTGTGGTTCTCAGTAATAGTTAATGGAGCGCCTCAGGGATTCTTCAAATCTAGTCGTGGATTGAGACAAGGAGATTCGATTTCACCGGCGCTCTTTGTGATTAGTGCGGAAGTTCTGTCTCGTCTGTTGAACGCTTTGAGTAGTTATCGGGGTTTTACGCCGTTTAGAGTTCCACGGGGTTGCCTGCCTATTACTCATCTAGCCTATGCGAATGATATTATTATCTTCTCCAGTGGTTTGTGGCAATCTGTGCAGTTGGTGATGAAGACGCTGGACGCTTATGGTTCAGT GAAACGGTCTATTGCAGTGATGACTGGGTTTCAGTCGAAGGAGTTTTCGGTCAAGCATCTGGGTTATCCTTTATATGCAGGGCGGAGGAGGAGATGCTACTTTGCAGGG GGGGGTGCTGGTTTGAGGTCCCTTAAGCACGTGTTTGATGCCTTCTCCATGAGATTATGGTGGCACTTCCAGTTGCGGCAATCGTTGTGGGCTAAGTTCGTGCATTGTAAATATTGCCCCAACCTGCATCCTTGCTTTGCTGATACTTCTCCCGGGGACTCTTGGACTTGGTAG